The following nucleotide sequence is from Haliscomenobacter hydrossis DSM 1100.
TTTAATCTAAAGCCATCTCTTCAAAAAGCCTTAACATTTGTTATCGTTTCCTCACCCTTGCTGTGTCCATCTTTGTGCTTAAATCTCCACAGTATGACATTATCCGATCAAACAAAGCAAAGGCTTAAAACCCAATATGGCGACTGGGCCATCGTAACCGGTGCATCATCGGGAATTGGTTTGGAATTGGCCACACAGTTGGCCGCAGCGGGTTTCAATCTCATCCTCAATGCCAGAAATGAGGAGCGTTTGCTCACGGTTGAGCAGCAATTAAAAAGCCACAATATTGACATTAAATCGGTTGTTGCGGATCTGTCAGAGAAAGATGGTATGGAAAAAATTATCCAGGTTGCACAAGGTTTGAAGGTCGGCTTACTCATCAACAATGCTGGCTACGGAACTTCCGGCTTGTTTGTGGATGCTTTACTGGATTCGGAAATCAACTTGCTGCGGGTAAACTGCGAGGCGGTGCTTGTGCTCAGCCATTTTTTTGCCCAAAAATTTAAACAGCAGGGTAGGGGAGGAATCATTTTCCTGAGTTCTTTGGTCGCATTTCAGGGAGTGCCTTACGCTGCTAACTATGCCGCATCCAAAGCTTACATTCAATCATTTGCAGAAGCCCTGGCCATAGAGTTGAAGCCATTTGGCGTTGACGTGTTAGCCGCTGCACCTGGGCCTGTCGAGAGTGGATTTGGACAAAGGGCCAATATGCAAATGGACAATGCCATGTCGCCGGATCAACTTGGTGTTCCCATTCTGGCAGCCTTGGGCAAACAAACTAACGTCGTTCCGGGGCTGCTGTCAAAAGTATTGACTTATGCTTTGCGCACAGCTCCACGGGCCATCAAGGTGAAAATTATGGAAAAAGTTATGGGTGGGTTTACGCAACATCAAAGATCGGAAATAGCATAGCTGCTGTTTCGGGCAATTTTTTTTTAACTTGTGCCAATGCTAAATGACAACCCAAACGAAAATAGCTCCATAAAAATGACAAAAGTTTTAATTACAGGGGCAACCGGAAATGTAGGAACGGCGGTAATCGATGCCTTGAGCAAACTACAGCACAACCTTGACCTGTATGCTGGGGTCAGAGCTGTAACCGAAGACAAAAATAAATTCACAAACTATAACATTCAATTTTCACAGTTTGACTTTACAGATTTCAAATCCTACCAGCCTGCTTTAGCAGGTTGCGACATCTTATTTTTGCTAAGACCGCCCCAAATTTCGGAAGTAGAAAAATATTTTAAACCAATCGTGGATACTTGCAAAGACGAAGGTGTGAAGCACATTGTTTTTTTGTCCGTTCAGGGGGTAGAGAATAGTAAAATCATCCCGCATCATAAAATTGAAAGACTAATTGTAGACAGTAAAATTCCCTACACCTTCTTACGCCCAGCTTATTTTATGCAAAATTTTACCACCACTTTACGCCATGATTTAATACACAAGCAACAAATTTATTTGCCAGCTGGTCGTGCTAAGTTTACGCTTATTGACGTGCGGGATATCGGTGAAGTAGCTGCAAAGATTTTGATCAACATTTCAGCGCACATCAATCAATCCTATGATTTAACTTGTAAAGAAAGTTTGACTTTTTCGGAAATGGCGGAAATATTGAGTCGCAACTTGGGCATTGACATTCGGTTTAAATCGCCCAATCTCATCCGTTTTTTCCTGACAAAAAGAAAAGAAAAAATGCCGACGATGTTGATTCTGGTAATGATTATGCTACACTACTTTCCACGGTTTCAAAAAGAACCTAATATAACAGATTGGGTAGAGAAAATCACCAATCGAGCCCCGACCAGTTTTGAGCAATTCATCCATGACCATAAAAAAATCTTAATTGTGTGAATGATGAAAGACATTTTTCAAATGTACAACATTGGGCATTTTATCAACCAGCCGCACAACCCGACTGAATTTGAAATCCTGCGGTTTGACGAAATGGCTGAACCCAATGTGGACGACTTTCACAAACACAGTTTCTACGAAATACTTTGGACCGAAAAAGGCAAAAGCAGACAAATCATTGACTACAACGAATACGAAGTAAAGCCAAATAGCTTGTTTTTTATTTCGCCCAACCAGGTGCATCACTTTGAAGAATGGAAACCACTTTCCGGCGGAACAATCCTGTTTACAGAAGATTTTTATTTGCTCAACCGAAGCAACAAAGACACTTTATTTGAATTGAGTTTTTTAGACAACCTGTATTCAAATCCTTGTATTGAGTTTACCAAAAAATCGTTTGCGGATGTATCAAACCTCATCTACCAAATTGAAGCCGAACAAAAACGCAAAGACCGCAACACAAGCATCATTCAGGCATACTTGCAGATCCTGCTTGCTCAAGTTCAGCGACACATCGATACCACCAATCCTACCATAGTTTCCAAAAAATACCTGATCCAGTTCAAGCAATTCAAACAAGTACTGGAAGATCACTTTTGGGAAAACAAAACCGCAAATTATTATGCCGAGCAACTGCACATTACCCAACACCACCTCAACCTGATTTGTAAAGCAATCACCAACAACACCGCAACGGACATCATTAGGGCCAGAAGTATTCTCGAAGCCAAACGGCTATTGACTTTTACCGACAAAAGCATTGCTGAAATTGCTTTTGAATTGAACTTTTCTGACGGTTCGTACTTTGCCAAAACCTTTAAGTCTTTTACCAACCACACGCCGCAGGACTTTAGAAGTAAAATGTCCGAAAAATACCGAACAAGGTAGGTTCTGTTATAACACCCAGGCTTCACATAGCCGCACCTTTGCCTTGTCAATAACGACAAACTAATTTCAAAATATTCTGGCAATGACAGAGGCACAAATTCAAAGTTCAGTGGAGGAAATTGTAACACTTGCCCTTTCGGGTCAGGGACTAGAAGCTTGGGAAAAGTACTACCACCCAGACGTGGAAAAAATTGATTTGGATGGCATCAGCATTCAAGGCAAAGAGAAAGTCATCGCAGCCAATCAAACCTTACTTGGGAATATTACCGAAGTGAGGACTTTTGTCCACGCAGGTACGGTGGTAAAAGGGAATCGTAGTTTTATTGTTTGGGATGTGGATTTTGATGTAAATGGTCTAGGTACCATCAACACTGTCGAAGTTTGTATTCAAGATTGGCAAGATGGTCAGATCATTAAAGAACGCTTCTTTGCCTAAGAGCATGTCTAAATCTAATGGTCATGACACAGAAAACTTGGTTGATCACCGGTATTTCAAGTGGTTTGGGGCAGGCTTTGGCCCAAACCGTTATTGAGCGTGGCGATAGGGTCATCGGTACCTTTCGACAGCAGTCACAAATTGATGCTTTTAATGATTTGTACCAAAATAGAGCCATCGGAATCAAACTCGACTTGACCAATTCAACAGAAATTCAAGATGCCTTTGAATGGATAAAATCAAACATCGGCAAGCTCGATGTTTTGGTGAACAATGCCGGACTGGGCTTTGCAGGGGCAATCGAAGAAACGAGCGACGCAGAAACCAGAGCCGTTTTTGAAGCAAATTTCTTTGGGGTTTTAAACCTCACCAAAGCTTTTCTACCCTTGTTTCGCCAACAAAAAAGTGGCCACATCATTCAAATCTCCTCGCACGGAGGTTTTAAAGCATTTGCCGGATTTGGTATTTACAATGCCAGCAAGTTTGCCCTGGAAGGATTTAGTGAGGCCCTGGCCCAGGAAATTGCACCTTTGGGCATTAAACTGACCATTGTTGAGCCCGGACCTTTCCGGACGAATTTTGCAGGCAGTAGCCTCAAATTTGCTGAGCAGACCATTGATGACTACCTGGTAACTGCAGGGGCATTTAGAGAGAGGCTAAAAAGTGTGAACGGTATGCAGGAAGGTGATCCCCACAAAGCCGCCACCGCGATTTACAACCTTACTTCCCTTGACACGCCGCCTTTGCGATTACCACTGGGGAAAGTTGCAGTACATTCATTGACCAGCAAGTTAGCAAGTGTACAAACTGACCTTGACAGTTATCGCGATGTTGCCGAAGGCTCGGTTTATTAGTGCTTGTCTAAGACTTGGACAAGCTTATAGTTGCCTCCAATCAAATCATAAAACCTCATTTTGGATACGACTAACTTTGGTTTGGAAACTTTTTTGGTTTAAACCCTCCTGATCTTTGTGCTTCACAAATAAACCAAAAGATGCAGTACAAAATTTTAGGAACTACAGGATTAAAAGTTTCCACACTTTGTTTAGGGACCATGAATTATGGCGGGAAAGGGTTCTTCGGCTACATGGGCAATTTAGACCAAAATGAAGTGGACGAACAAATTCGGACTGTAACCGATGCAGGTGTCAATTTTATTGATACCGCCAACATCTATTCAGAGGGATTGTCGGAGGAAATGATCGGGCAAGCCATTAAAAATCTCTCCCTAAAAAGGGACGACTTGGTTCTGGCAACCAAAGTTAGAGGCTCAATGGGCAAAGGAGAAAACGACCGAGGGCTGTCTCGTAAGCACATCATTCAAGAAGTGGAAAGTAGTTTGAGAAGACTAAAGACTGATTACATAGATTTGTATCAAATTCATACTTCTGACCCACTTACCCCAATTGAAGAAACCATCCGAACCTTGGACGATTTGGTAAGGAGTGGAAAAATTCGCTATTTCGGAGCAACGAATGTTGCCGCTTGGCATTTGATGAAAGGTTTGGCCTATTCTGATCGTCATCATTTGAATAGATTTGCCTCTTTACAAGCAAACTATACACTTGATACAAGAGACATAGAAAGGGAAATTATTCCCTTGTTAGTAGATCAAAAAGTAGGTTTATTGGTTTGGAGTCCGCTGAGTGGTGGGTTGCTGTCAGGCAAGTATAAAAGAGATTTGCAAGGTGCCGAAGGTCGTTTGAACAAATTTCCTTTTCCTCCCTTTAATGAGGAAAGAGCCTACAATGTTTTAGATGTACTATACCCGCTGGCAGAACAAAAAAGGGTTTCGGTTGCTCAATTGGCACTGGCTTGGCTTTTACATCAACCGACGGTAACCAGCATTATCGTTGGAGCAACTAAACTTCATCAATTGCAAGACAACTTAAAATCTATTGAGGTTGTATTTACTGCTGATGAGTTGAAAACACTGGACGAAGTTAGCCAACTCACCAAGGAATATCCGGGAAATGTGATCGAGGTCATGACAATAGACAGAAGCAACGGATCTGATTTTTTGACAAAATGAAATCAAGAGCCAATGGGGAGTAATCAAATGGTATTCCCCATTGGCGCTGTATCTAAAATGAAAATGGACAAAAGACCCATTAAAATCATCAATTCAGTTTCAGAATTGCATCGTCTACTGACCTTGCCCACAAGTTGGGTTTTGAGTACCCACAGTCATTCAATAAACTTTTTAAAAACAAAACAACCTTTACACCCCTCGAATACAGGCAATCGTTCAATTGAGAAAAGACCTTGACGCTTATGACCGAAAACAAAGACATTTGGATCAAAACGGGGTACGAAATTTTTGCTTTATCGGGTGAAAATGGACTAAAAATTGAAGTACTTGCTAAAAAAGTAGGCATCAGCAAATCTTCATTTTACCACCACTTTGCTGACCTGGAAATTTTCATAGAATACCTTTTGAAATTTCACTTGCAGCAGTCCGAGGTTATGGCTGACAAGGAAAAAAATGCCAAAAATATTGACCCCGAATTGATCATTATTTTGGTAGAACACAAGATAGACCTGCTGTTTAACCGGCAGTTGCGGATCAACCAACAGCACCAACACTACAAAGAAACACTGGATAGATCCAATCAGATTGTTGGAAATGAATTTGTAAAACTTTGGGCAAAGGACTTGAACCTCAACCTCAACCAAGGTCAGCTAGAAAGCTTATTTGAATTGGCTCTGGAGAATTTCTATCTGCAAATCAACGCTGAAAACCTCAATCCAGCCTGGTTATCCGCCTATTTCAACAACCTGAAACGAATTGCCCGAAATTTCGAGTCCATTGTACGGTAGCGTCTATAATTGCCCGGAGGTGGCCATTACTTTTGCTCAAAATCACCATTAAATGAGCAATCTAATGACCCAACAATCGCACAAATCGTACTTGAAAATCACCGCTTTTGTGATCGCTTCTTTTGGCCCCATCTTCTTTTTTGGCACCATGTTGGCCACTTCGGAGCCAGCCAGGTGGACCCTTGACTTTTTAAGCTTTCCCGTGGATGGCGTACAAAATTATGAAGCTGCCACGACCAGATTCCTTTCCGCCCTTACTGGTGGTTTCCTAGTTGGTTGGGGAGTGTGCATTTGGTGTTTGCAAAAATGGGTTTACGACCTTGCACCCGAAGGCGTTAGAAAAGCGGTACTGGGTGGAATTTTGGCCTGGTTTGTTTTCGACAGTACGGGTTCCATTGCTTCAGGAAATGCTTCCAATGCCTTGTTTAACGTGATTGTGTTGTTTCTTGCAGTAGGCCCAATGTGGAGACCAGCAAAGCAGAATTAAAGTACTAGCATTCGTTGCATTTTCGCTCAGGAAGATTGCTCCGCTATTGCTCCATCTCAATTTCAATATTTACCGCGGGTGCAACACCAACAAAATTCTGTTCAACATACCCTGTCTTTTTTAATAAAAGTTTAAAGGCGCTCTCACAGTCATTGAACATAAAGACTGGCTTTGATGAAGCTCCAGACCAAAATTGACCCAATGAGTCAGTATATACCGTTTCGATTAATTCATTGCCTTCATAGACACCGACTTCAACACTATCGAGCATGTTTCCAGTGGCTTTATCTTTCACCGTCCCATTTATAGAAGGCGCACATGGAAACCAACAAGATTGCATCATAAACAATGAAAGAAAAAAAGTTAATCTGATCATTGCCCTTTTTAGTTTTATAACAATTGTTGTAACAATTCTGGGGCGATTAAAGTTATTTAGGAATTTTCATTTCCGTTTGCTGATTTTACGGTAGCGCATTGCTGCCAGAACGTCTTACGGTAAAGGCGGCTCCAGCTACATCCAGTAGTCTAGCACAAATGTACTTCCACCTTTTACCAATTTGCTTGAGGTAGGCCCTCTGTGGAGACCTGCCCAGGCTCATCATCCCAACGTTTGAGTCAGCTCAAACAACAGCTGCGCCCAATTGATGATCAGCACCAAGGATTTCACCGATGATGTACAGCCATTAAACCTTTACACAATAGCCTTGTCTAACCAGTGACATGAGCATTAAGTAATCTATACTTTTGAATAAAATGACACAAAGCCTTACCGCTCTATGCTTATCAATTACTTTGATAAGTTTGACAAGTTGCTCAAAAACCGATACAGAAGTTTCACTTCAACCACTGTCTTACCTGAAAAATACAGTGCAATACAAGTC
It contains:
- a CDS encoding SDR family NAD(P)-dependent oxidoreductase, translating into MTLSDQTKQRLKTQYGDWAIVTGASSGIGLELATQLAAAGFNLILNARNEERLLTVEQQLKSHNIDIKSVVADLSEKDGMEKIIQVAQGLKVGLLINNAGYGTSGLFVDALLDSEINLLRVNCEAVLVLSHFFAQKFKQQGRGGIIFLSSLVAFQGVPYAANYAASKAYIQSFAEALAIELKPFGVDVLAAAPGPVESGFGQRANMQMDNAMSPDQLGVPILAALGKQTNVVPGLLSKVLTYALRTAPRAIKVKIMEKVMGGFTQHQRSEIA
- a CDS encoding NmrA family NAD(P)-binding protein, which encodes MLNDNPNENSSIKMTKVLITGATGNVGTAVIDALSKLQHNLDLYAGVRAVTEDKNKFTNYNIQFSQFDFTDFKSYQPALAGCDILFLLRPPQISEVEKYFKPIVDTCKDEGVKHIVFLSVQGVENSKIIPHHKIERLIVDSKIPYTFLRPAYFMQNFTTTLRHDLIHKQQIYLPAGRAKFTLIDVRDIGEVAAKILINISAHINQSYDLTCKESLTFSEMAEILSRNLGIDIRFKSPNLIRFFLTKRKEKMPTMLILVMIMLHYFPRFQKEPNITDWVEKITNRAPTSFEQFIHDHKKILIV
- a CDS encoding AraC family transcriptional regulator yields the protein MMKDIFQMYNIGHFINQPHNPTEFEILRFDEMAEPNVDDFHKHSFYEILWTEKGKSRQIIDYNEYEVKPNSLFFISPNQVHHFEEWKPLSGGTILFTEDFYLLNRSNKDTLFELSFLDNLYSNPCIEFTKKSFADVSNLIYQIEAEQKRKDRNTSIIQAYLQILLAQVQRHIDTTNPTIVSKKYLIQFKQFKQVLEDHFWENKTANYYAEQLHITQHHLNLICKAITNNTATDIIRARSILEAKRLLTFTDKSIAEIAFELNFSDGSYFAKTFKSFTNHTPQDFRSKMSEKYRTR
- a CDS encoding nuclear transport factor 2 family protein, with the protein product MTEAQIQSSVEEIVTLALSGQGLEAWEKYYHPDVEKIDLDGISIQGKEKVIAANQTLLGNITEVRTFVHAGTVVKGNRSFIVWDVDFDVNGLGTINTVEVCIQDWQDGQIIKERFFA
- a CDS encoding oxidoreductase encodes the protein MTQKTWLITGISSGLGQALAQTVIERGDRVIGTFRQQSQIDAFNDLYQNRAIGIKLDLTNSTEIQDAFEWIKSNIGKLDVLVNNAGLGFAGAIEETSDAETRAVFEANFFGVLNLTKAFLPLFRQQKSGHIIQISSHGGFKAFAGFGIYNASKFALEGFSEALAQEIAPLGIKLTIVEPGPFRTNFAGSSLKFAEQTIDDYLVTAGAFRERLKSVNGMQEGDPHKAATAIYNLTSLDTPPLRLPLGKVAVHSLTSKLASVQTDLDSYRDVAEGSVY
- a CDS encoding aldo/keto reductase — encoded protein: MQYKILGTTGLKVSTLCLGTMNYGGKGFFGYMGNLDQNEVDEQIRTVTDAGVNFIDTANIYSEGLSEEMIGQAIKNLSLKRDDLVLATKVRGSMGKGENDRGLSRKHIIQEVESSLRRLKTDYIDLYQIHTSDPLTPIEETIRTLDDLVRSGKIRYFGATNVAAWHLMKGLAYSDRHHLNRFASLQANYTLDTRDIEREIIPLLVDQKVGLLVWSPLSGGLLSGKYKRDLQGAEGRLNKFPFPPFNEERAYNVLDVLYPLAEQKRVSVAQLALAWLLHQPTVTSIIVGATKLHQLQDNLKSIEVVFTADELKTLDEVSQLTKEYPGNVIEVMTIDRSNGSDFLTK
- a CDS encoding TetR/AcrR family transcriptional regulator, with the protein product MTENKDIWIKTGYEIFALSGENGLKIEVLAKKVGISKSSFYHHFADLEIFIEYLLKFHLQQSEVMADKEKNAKNIDPELIIILVEHKIDLLFNRQLRINQQHQHYKETLDRSNQIVGNEFVKLWAKDLNLNLNQGQLESLFELALENFYLQINAENLNPAWLSAYFNNLKRIARNFESIVR